The Flavobacterium sp. 140616W15 sequence GCAATGTTCGTGCGGGTTCAAGTCCCGCTCTGAGTACTAAAACTCCAATTGGCTATTGCTAATTGGAGTTTTTTTTTATTGTCAAAACACTACTAAAAAAGGAATGGATCGAACGGATCAAACGAAAAACTTGGAGATTAGATAATCTCAATAATAAGAAATCGACTTTTCGCACTCCTCTAAATTGACCTCTAAACGCTTTTACTTTTGCGTTAAAAGATTCCGCTGAAGCATTAGTACTTCTATTATCAAAATAGTTCAAGATTGACTGATAATTAACCGTTATGGTATTAAGTAGGATATTAAAGTTTTTAAAACCCGATTCTTCTACATTCCTATATTAATGTGCTAGTTTGGTCATAGCAATGAGTTTGTTGTTATAAACCCCAGGAAGTTGTTGTATTAGTCTATGAGCTGTTTTTATATCAGGATATAGGCTAAATAAGATCTTTGCTCTTTCATTTTGACTTTAGGCCCATTTTTTAGGTGATTTATAAAGAATATCTCTACTTCTGGCTAATAACTGCTTTACAGAGTCTCCGTTAGACAAAAGCTCTGGAATATAGGTTTAGCTCTCTCTTTTCGCTTGTAATATCAATCTATTCTCAGTATCGATACTTTTCCCAAGGATATTTTATTCTAATCTCCTGTAAGGCTTCTAGAGCTAATTTTTGAGTATGAAATCTATCGGTAACCTGTATGGCTTCTGAAAACATCTTTTGGAGATTAATTTCGTGGAATTAATCATCTCAAGTATTATTTCTTGGTCACAGCTTTTTTTTGTAGTCAATTTTGCAGATAAGATGAATAACGAGATCAGCCTTTGTTCCGGCAACAATAGCAGTTAAGTAACTTTTTTACCTCTGGCTTCCTTATTTGTAGCCATAGTAAAAAGCTCTCCAGAGACAAAGCTACTTCATCAATTGACAAATGAGTACCCATGTTTTCAGGGTTGATAATTCATTGCTGTGCTTGTTCGTATGGAGCCCATGTCTGAAAGAACTTAGGTGTCTTTTTTTTGTCTCTGTAGTTTCTTCCCATTGATTCTAGGTTAGCTTTCATTGGTTTGACAATCTATAGGAGTCATCTCAAATTTTTATTTTACTTTGAAATTCCCTCCTCTCCAGGTTTTGTGCTTGATCTATTTTAATCTGGTTTAACTCTATATCATTTTGTCATAATTATAATCTTAAAATAAGCAATAAGAATATCTGAAACTAATTTAGTTCAATGATATCTAAAAAATATCTTACCTCATGTATATGCATAAAAAAGCCTGCTCGATTGAGCAGGCTTGTGAATCATGGTATTATTTAGATTAATCTTCGGTATCTTGAGTTTCTTCTAAATC is a genomic window containing:
- a CDS encoding transposase, which produces MLLNTITVNYQSILNYFDNRSTNASAESFNAKVKAFRGQFRGVRKVDFLLLRLSNLQVFRLIRSIHSFFSSVLTIKKNSN